In a genomic window of Streptomyces roseoviridis:
- the lon gene encoding endopeptidase La, with protein MASESMASVPLTLPVLPLDDEVVLPGMVVPLDLSDNDVRAAVEAAQAAARGGNGKPRVLLVPRVDGTYAGTGVLGTVEQVGRLSDGDPGALIRGLGRVRIGAGTTGPGAALWVEGTVVEETVPDPLPGAVTELVKEYKALATTWLKKRGAWQVVDRVQQIEGVGALADNSGYSPFLTVEQKVALLETADPVARLKLATTQLRDHLAEQDVAETIAKDVQEGVDKQQREFLLRRQLEAVRKELRELNGESEGDESDDYRARVEAADLPEKVREAALKEVEKLERASDQSPEGSWIRTWLDTVLELPWNERTEDQYDIQGAKAVLDAEHAGLEDVKERITEYLAVRKRRAERGLGVVGGRRGGAVLALVGPPGVGKTSLGESVAHAMGRKFVRVALGGVRDEAEIRGHRRTYVGALPGRIVRAIKEAGSMNPVVLLDEIDKVGSDFRGDPAAALLEVLDPAQNHTFRDHYLEVELDLSDVVFLATANVLEAIPEALLDRMELVRLDGYTEDEKIVIARDHLLPRQLERAGLETGEVVLEEAALRRLAGEYTREAGVRTLERSIARLLRKVAAQSETGERELPFTIGPDDLRGLIGRPHHVPESAQDPAERRTSVPGVATGLAVTGAGGDVLFVEASLADPETGAAGLTLTGQLGDVMKESAQIALSFLRSHGAELELPVTGLKDRGVHIHFPAGAVPKDGPSAGITMTTALASLLSGRLVRTDVAMTGEVSLTGRVLPIGGVKQKLLAAHRAGITTVVIPKRNEADLDDVPAEILDKLEVHPVTDVRQVLEIALTPAEVAVGAAA; from the coding sequence ATGGCTTCTGAGTCCATGGCGTCCGTGCCGCTCACTCTGCCTGTGCTGCCGCTCGACGACGAGGTCGTGCTGCCCGGAATGGTGGTGCCGCTGGACCTGTCCGACAACGACGTGCGGGCCGCGGTCGAGGCCGCCCAGGCCGCCGCGCGCGGAGGGAACGGAAAGCCCCGGGTGCTCCTGGTGCCCCGGGTCGACGGCACCTACGCCGGGACCGGCGTCCTCGGCACCGTCGAGCAGGTCGGCCGGCTGTCCGACGGCGACCCGGGCGCGCTCATCCGCGGCCTCGGCCGCGTGCGCATCGGCGCCGGCACCACCGGACCCGGCGCCGCCCTGTGGGTCGAGGGCACCGTGGTCGAGGAGACCGTGCCCGACCCGCTGCCCGGCGCCGTGACCGAACTCGTCAAGGAGTACAAGGCGCTGGCCACCACCTGGCTGAAGAAGCGCGGCGCCTGGCAGGTCGTCGACCGCGTCCAGCAGATCGAGGGCGTCGGCGCCCTCGCCGACAACTCCGGGTACTCGCCCTTCCTCACCGTCGAGCAGAAGGTCGCGCTCCTGGAGACCGCCGACCCCGTCGCCCGCCTCAAGCTCGCCACCACCCAGCTGCGCGACCACCTCGCCGAGCAGGACGTCGCCGAGACCATCGCCAAGGACGTCCAGGAGGGCGTCGACAAGCAGCAGCGCGAGTTCCTGCTGCGCCGCCAGCTCGAAGCCGTCCGCAAGGAGCTGCGCGAGCTCAACGGCGAGAGCGAGGGCGACGAGTCCGACGACTACCGCGCCCGCGTCGAGGCCGCCGACCTGCCCGAGAAGGTCCGCGAGGCGGCCCTCAAGGAGGTCGAGAAGCTGGAGCGGGCGAGCGACCAGTCGCCCGAGGGCTCCTGGATCCGCACCTGGCTCGACACCGTCCTCGAACTGCCGTGGAACGAGCGGACCGAGGACCAGTACGACATCCAGGGCGCCAAGGCCGTCCTCGACGCCGAACACGCGGGCCTGGAGGACGTGAAGGAGCGCATCACCGAATACCTGGCGGTGCGCAAGCGGCGCGCCGAACGCGGCCTCGGCGTGGTCGGCGGCCGGCGCGGCGGCGCCGTGCTCGCCCTGGTCGGCCCGCCCGGCGTCGGCAAGACCTCGCTCGGCGAGAGCGTGGCCCACGCGATGGGGCGGAAGTTCGTCCGGGTCGCGCTCGGCGGCGTACGGGACGAGGCGGAGATCCGCGGCCACCGGCGCACCTACGTCGGCGCCCTGCCCGGCCGGATCGTCCGCGCGATCAAGGAGGCCGGGTCCATGAACCCCGTCGTCCTCCTCGACGAGATCGACAAGGTCGGCTCAGACTTCCGGGGCGACCCGGCGGCGGCGCTCCTGGAGGTCCTCGACCCCGCGCAGAACCACACCTTCCGCGACCACTACCTGGAGGTCGAACTCGACCTCAGCGACGTCGTCTTCCTCGCGACCGCCAACGTCCTGGAGGCCATCCCCGAGGCGCTGCTCGACCGCATGGAGCTGGTCCGGCTCGACGGCTACACCGAGGACGAGAAGATCGTCATCGCCCGTGACCACCTGCTGCCCCGGCAGCTGGAGCGCGCCGGTCTGGAGACCGGCGAGGTCGTCCTGGAGGAGGCCGCGCTGCGCCGGCTCGCCGGCGAGTACACCCGCGAGGCGGGCGTCCGCACCCTGGAACGCTCGATCGCGCGGCTCCTGCGCAAGGTGGCCGCGCAGAGCGAGACGGGCGAGCGGGAGCTCCCGTTCACCATCGGTCCCGACGACCTGCGCGGGCTGATCGGCCGCCCGCACCACGTGCCCGAGTCGGCCCAGGACCCGGCCGAGCGGCGCACCTCGGTGCCGGGCGTGGCGACCGGGCTCGCGGTGACCGGGGCCGGTGGTGACGTGCTCTTCGTCGAGGCGTCGCTCGCCGACCCGGAGACGGGCGCGGCCGGGCTCACGCTCACCGGCCAGCTGGGCGACGTGATGAAGGAGTCCGCGCAGATCGCCCTGTCCTTCCTCCGCTCGCACGGCGCGGAGCTGGAACTGCCCGTCACCGGTCTGAAGGACCGCGGCGTGCACATCCACTTCCCCGCCGGCGCGGTCCCCAAGGACGGCCCCAGCGCCGGCATCACGATGACGACCGCCCTGGCCTCGCTGCTGTCGGGCCGGCTCGTCCGTACGGACGTCGCCATGACCGGCGAGGTCTCCCTGACCGGGCGGGTGCTGCCGATCGGCGGTGTGAAGCAGAAGCTGCTCGCCGCGCACCGCGCGGGCATCACCACCGTCGTGATCCCCAAGCGGAACGAGGCCGACCTGGACGACGTCCCGGCCGAGATCCTGGACAAGCTGGAGGTCCACCCGGTGACGGACGTCCGGCAGGTCCTGGAGATCGCCCTCACCCCGGCCGAGGTCGCGGTGGGCGCGGCGGCCTGA
- a CDS encoding GNAT family N-acetyltransferase — translation MDIAAITAAWVAGWTVSRGTPAAVVAPWGYRIDVGLPRHPFRHVLPHPDAVSVGKLCADVTEPYAWLKVMATPEEVAPWITEGWTIPDDPGFMMTKTLDPSARPAPPEGYARTTETHDGVIRVRILAPDGTLAARGQIAPTGATAVADQIETDPAHRRRGLGANVMRTLEAAAAQAGARTGVLSATTDGMALYGSLDWRYRGPLTGVVRTG, via the coding sequence ATGGATATTGCAGCCATTACAGCAGCCTGGGTGGCCGGCTGGACCGTCTCCCGGGGCACCCCCGCCGCCGTCGTCGCGCCCTGGGGCTACCGGATCGACGTGGGGCTGCCCCGGCATCCGTTCCGGCACGTCCTGCCGCACCCGGACGCGGTGTCCGTCGGGAAGCTGTGCGCCGACGTCACCGAGCCGTACGCCTGGCTCAAGGTGATGGCGACCCCCGAGGAGGTGGCGCCGTGGATCACCGAGGGCTGGACGATCCCGGACGACCCCGGCTTCATGATGACCAAGACCCTCGACCCGTCCGCCCGGCCCGCGCCCCCCGAGGGGTACGCGCGGACGACGGAGACCCACGACGGCGTCATCCGGGTCCGGATCCTCGCCCCCGACGGCACCCTGGCCGCCCGGGGCCAGATCGCGCCGACCGGCGCGACCGCCGTCGCCGACCAGATCGAGACGGACCCAGCCCACCGGCGCCGCGGCCTCGGCGCCAACGTGATGCGCACCCTGGAGGCGGCCGCCGCACAGGCCGGCGCGAGGACCGGCGTCCTCTCGGCCACCACGGACGGGATGGCGCTGTACGGCTCGCTCGACTGGCGCTACAGGGGCCCGCTGACCGGAGTCGTCCGCACCGGTTGA
- a CDS encoding spermidine synthase, translating into MTSPVTLDRREGPYGEVVLRQRDAHYEIIANGTFLMDTSDGRSERLLVDAALAALPESRHGRAAVLVGGLGVGFSLAHAAADPRWGRIVVAEREEAIIDWHREGPLAAISGAALADPRTVILHTDLVTHVRTSPDTYDALCLDIDNGPDWTVTEDNQSLYSAEGLAACAARLNPGGILAVWSARPSADFEESLRNAGFSGVRTEEVPVARGVPDVVHLAVRPA; encoded by the coding sequence ATGACCAGCCCCGTCACCCTCGACCGGCGCGAGGGCCCGTACGGAGAAGTCGTCCTGCGGCAGCGCGACGCGCACTACGAGATCATCGCCAACGGCACGTTCCTGATGGACACCTCCGACGGCCGCTCCGAGCGGCTGCTCGTCGACGCGGCGCTCGCGGCCCTGCCCGAGAGCCGGCACGGCCGCGCCGCCGTCCTCGTCGGCGGCCTGGGGGTCGGCTTCTCGCTCGCGCACGCGGCCGCCGACCCCCGCTGGGGCCGGATCGTCGTCGCCGAGCGTGAGGAGGCGATCATCGACTGGCACCGGGAGGGCCCGCTCGCCGCCATCTCGGGCGCGGCGCTGGCCGATCCGAGGACCGTGATCCTGCACACGGACCTCGTCACGCACGTCCGCACCTCCCCCGACACCTACGACGCGCTGTGCCTCGACATCGACAACGGGCCCGACTGGACGGTCACCGAGGACAACCAATCCCTTTACTCCGCCGAGGGTTTGGCGGCCTGCGCGGCCCGGCTCAACCCGGGCGGAATCCTCGCGGTGTGGTCGGCCCGGCCCTCCGCCGATTTCGAAGAGTCGTTGCGGAATGCCGGATTCAGCGGGGTACGGACGGAAGAGGTCCCCGTTGCCCGGGGCGTCCCCGACGTGGTCCACCTCGCCGTCCGGCCCGCCTGA
- a CDS encoding response regulator transcription factor: MEQTHTTHHGAAATPGAQRRVLVVEDDATIVEAISARLRAEGFLVQTATDGPAAVDAAEAWQPDLMVLDVMLPGFDGLEVCRRVQAQRPVPVLMLTARDDETDMLVGLGVGADDYMTKPFSMRELAARVHVLLRRVERAALAAVTPRSGILRLGELEIDHAQRRVRVRAEDVHLTPTEFDLLVCLANTPRAVLSREQLLAEVWDWADASGTRTVDSHIKALRRKIGAERIRTVHGVGYALETPAP; this comes from the coding sequence ATGGAGCAGACACACACCACTCACCACGGTGCGGCGGCCACTCCGGGGGCCCAGCGGCGCGTCCTTGTCGTCGAGGACGACGCGACGATCGTCGAGGCCATCTCCGCGCGGCTGCGCGCCGAGGGCTTCCTGGTGCAGACCGCGACCGACGGCCCGGCCGCCGTGGACGCCGCCGAGGCGTGGCAGCCGGACCTGATGGTGCTCGACGTGATGCTGCCCGGCTTCGACGGCCTGGAGGTGTGCCGCCGGGTGCAGGCCCAGCGTCCGGTCCCGGTCCTGATGCTCACCGCACGGGATGACGAGACGGACATGCTGGTCGGACTCGGGGTCGGCGCCGACGACTACATGACGAAGCCGTTCTCGATGCGCGAGCTGGCCGCCCGGGTGCACGTGCTGCTGCGCCGGGTGGAGCGGGCCGCGCTGGCGGCGGTGACCCCGCGCAGCGGCATCCTGCGGCTCGGCGAGCTGGAGATCGACCACGCGCAGCGCCGGGTGCGGGTGAGGGCGGAGGACGTCCACCTGACCCCGACCGAGTTCGACCTGCTGGTCTGCCTGGCGAACACCCCGCGCGCGGTGCTCTCCCGCGAGCAGCTGCTCGCCGAGGTGTGGGACTGGGCGGACGCCTCCGGCACCCGCACCGTGGACAGCCACATCAAGGCGCTGCGCCGGAAGATCGGGGCCGAGCGCATCCGCACGGTCCACGGCGTGGGGTACGCGCTGGAGACCCCCGCGCCGTGA
- a CDS encoding HAMP domain-containing sensor histidine kinase: protein MSRRGPRTGRRDRPRRRIVISIKTKLGALVVGAVLLTSGLALVAIRTSTEFRYITIFAMIATLLITQFVAQSLTAPLDEMNTVAGSISRGDFSRRVRGADRRDELGDLASTINRMADDLEAVDRHRKELVANVSHELRTPIAALRAVLENVVDGVSEADPETMRTALKQTERLGRLVETLLDLSRLDNGVVTLKRRRFEVWPYLSGVLREANLAASQRGLSSTSGLHNRTDVHLHLDVSPPELTAHADAERLHQVMANLIDNAVKHSPPHGRVTVRARRGPCPDSLELEVEDEGPGIPEAERHKVFERFNRGTVPAQQGPGSDGGTGLGLAIARWAVDLHGGHIGVAESSRGCRIRLTLPGSLPSRD, encoded by the coding sequence GTGAGCCGTCGGGGCCCGCGCACCGGCCGCCGGGACCGGCCGCGCCGGCGGATAGTGATCTCGATCAAGACCAAGCTCGGCGCGCTCGTCGTCGGGGCGGTCCTGCTGACCTCGGGTCTGGCCCTGGTGGCGATCCGGACCTCGACCGAGTTCCGGTACATCACGATCTTCGCGATGATCGCGACCCTGCTGATCACCCAGTTCGTGGCGCAGTCCCTGACGGCCCCGCTGGACGAGATGAACACGGTGGCCGGCTCCATCTCGCGCGGTGACTTCAGCCGCCGGGTGCGCGGCGCGGACCGCCGTGACGAGCTGGGCGACCTGGCCTCCACGATCAACCGCATGGCGGACGACCTGGAGGCGGTGGACCGGCACCGCAAGGAGCTGGTCGCGAACGTCTCGCACGAGCTGCGCACGCCGATCGCCGCGCTGCGCGCGGTCCTGGAGAACGTCGTGGACGGGGTCTCCGAGGCCGATCCGGAGACCATGCGGACGGCCCTGAAGCAGACCGAGCGGCTGGGACGGCTCGTGGAGACGCTGCTCGACCTGTCACGGCTCGACAACGGTGTCGTCACGCTCAAGCGGCGCCGCTTCGAGGTCTGGCCGTACCTGTCGGGCGTGCTGCGCGAGGCGAACCTCGCGGCCTCCCAGCGGGGCCTGTCCTCCACCTCGGGGCTGCACAACCGCACCGACGTCCATCTGCACCTGGACGTGTCGCCGCCGGAGCTGACCGCGCACGCGGACGCGGAGCGGCTGCACCAGGTGATGGCGAACCTGATCGACAACGCGGTGAAGCACTCGCCGCCGCACGGGCGGGTGACGGTGCGGGCACGGCGCGGGCCGTGTCCGGACTCGCTGGAGCTGGAGGTCGAGGACGAGGGTCCCGGCATTCCGGAGGCGGAGCGGCACAAGGTCTTCGAGCGGTTCAACCGGGGCACGGTCCCGGCCCAGCAGGGTCCGGGCAGCGACGGCGGCACCGGTCTGGGCCTCGCGATCGCCCGCTGGGCGGTGGATCTGCACGGTGGCCACATCGGAGTGGCCGAATCATCACGCGGCTGCCGCATCAGACTCACTCTTCCGGGCAGTCTCCCTTCGCGGGATTGA
- a CDS encoding multifunctional oxoglutarate decarboxylase/oxoglutarate dehydrogenase thiamine pyrophosphate-binding subunit/dihydrolipoyllysine-residue succinyltransferase subunit, giving the protein MSSQSPSTPSSPTDQDGQGQSPATAFGANEWLVDEIYQQYLQDPNSVDRAWWDFFADYKPGASETPAAPAVATPTTPSAPAAPQAGPAQAAPAAPAAVPAPAAPAAAPAPAAPAPAPAKPAAAAAPAPAAPAKPKAAEAPKAEAPAGPELITLRGPAAAVAKNMNASLEMPTATSVRAVPVKLLFDNRIVINNHLKRARGGKISFTHLIGYAMVQAIKAMPSMNWSYAEKDGKPTLVKPEHVNFGLAIDLVKPNGDRQLVVAGIKKAETLNFFEFWQAYEDIVKRARVGKLTMEDFTGVTVSLTNPGGLGTVHSVPRLMPGQSVIMGVGSMDYPAEFQGTSQDTLNKLGISKVMTLTSTYDHRVIQGAASGEFLRIVSNLLLGEDGFYDDVFKSLRIPYEPVRWLKDIDASHDDDVTKAARVFELIHSYRVRGHVMADTDPLEYKQRKHPDLDITEHGLTLWDLEREFAVGGFAGKSMMKLRDILGVLRDSYCRTTGIEFMHIQDPKQRKWIQDRVERPHARVEREEQLRILRRLNAAEAFETFLQTKYVGQKRFSLEGGESVIPLLDAVIDSAAESRLDEVVIGMAHRGRLNVLANIVGKSYAQIFREFEGNLDPKSMHGSGDVKYHLGAEGTFTGLDGEQIKVSLVANPSHLEAVDPVLEGVARAKQDVINKGGTDFTVLPVALHGDAAFAGQGVVAETLNMSQLRGYRTGGTVHIVINNQVGFTAAPESSRSSMYATDVARMIEAPIFHVNGDDPEACVRVARLAFEFRQTFNKDVVIDLICYRRRGHNEGDNPQFTNPQMYTLIDKKRSVRKLYTESLIGRGDITLEEAEQALQDFQGQLEKVFAEVREATSAPAPAHVPDAQPEFPVAVTTAVSAEVVKRIAESQVNIPERITVHPRLLPQLQRRAASIDDGTIDWGFGETLAIGSLLMEGTPVRLSGQDSRRGTFGQRHAVLVDQETGEDYTPLLYLTDEQAHFNVYDSLLSEYAAMGFEYGYSLARPDSLVIWEAQFGDFVNGAQTVVDEFISSAEQKWGQTSGVTLLLPHGYEGQGPDHSSARPERFLQMCAQDNMTVAMPTLPSNYFHLLRWQVHNPHHKPLIVFTPKSMLRLKAAASKIEEFTTGGFRPVIGDSSVNPADVRKVVFCAGKVYYDLEAERVKRGVTDTAIIRVERLYPLPGAELQAEISKYPNAEKYLWAQEEPANQGAWPFIALNLIDHLDLAVGADIPAGERLRRISRPHSSSPAVGSAKRHQAEQAQLVAEVFDA; this is encoded by the coding sequence GTGTCGTCTCAGTCCCCCAGTACCCCGAGCTCCCCGACCGACCAAGACGGGCAGGGTCAGTCCCCTGCGACCGCCTTCGGTGCCAATGAGTGGCTCGTCGACGAGATCTACCAGCAGTACCTCCAGGACCCGAATTCGGTCGATCGTGCCTGGTGGGACTTCTTCGCCGACTACAAGCCCGGAGCGTCGGAGACCCCGGCCGCCCCGGCTGTAGCCACCCCGACCACCCCGAGCGCGCCCGCCGCGCCGCAGGCGGGCCCCGCACAGGCCGCGCCTGCCGCTCCGGCGGCCGTACCCGCCCCGGCCGCTCCGGCCGCCGCCCCGGCCCCCGCCGCTCCGGCGCCCGCTCCCGCGAAGCCGGCCGCCGCCGCGGCCCCGGCTCCCGCCGCCCCGGCCAAGCCCAAGGCCGCCGAGGCCCCCAAGGCCGAGGCCCCCGCGGGCCCCGAGCTGATCACCCTGCGCGGCCCGGCCGCCGCGGTCGCGAAGAACATGAACGCCTCGCTGGAGATGCCGACGGCCACGTCCGTCCGCGCCGTCCCGGTGAAGCTGCTCTTCGACAACCGGATCGTCATCAACAACCACCTGAAGCGCGCCCGGGGCGGGAAGATCTCCTTCACCCACCTCATCGGCTACGCGATGGTGCAGGCCATCAAGGCCATGCCGTCGATGAACTGGTCCTACGCGGAGAAGGACGGCAAGCCGACCCTGGTCAAGCCGGAGCACGTGAACTTCGGTCTGGCCATCGACCTGGTGAAGCCCAACGGCGACCGCCAGCTCGTCGTCGCCGGCATCAAGAAGGCCGAGACCCTGAACTTCTTCGAGTTCTGGCAGGCCTACGAGGACATCGTCAAGCGCGCCCGCGTCGGCAAGCTGACGATGGAGGACTTCACCGGCGTCACGGTCTCCCTGACCAACCCCGGCGGCCTCGGCACCGTCCACTCGGTCCCGCGTCTGATGCCCGGTCAGTCCGTCATCATGGGCGTCGGCTCCATGGACTACCCGGCCGAGTTCCAGGGCACCTCCCAGGACACCCTGAACAAGCTGGGCATCTCCAAGGTCATGACCCTGACCTCGACCTACGACCACCGGGTCATCCAGGGCGCGGCCTCCGGCGAGTTCCTGCGGATCGTCTCGAACCTCCTCCTCGGCGAGGACGGCTTCTACGACGACGTCTTCAAGTCGCTGCGGATCCCCTACGAGCCGGTCCGCTGGCTCAAGGACATCGACGCCTCGCACGACGACGACGTCACCAAGGCCGCCCGGGTCTTCGAGCTGATCCACTCCTACCGGGTCCGCGGCCACGTCATGGCCGACACCGACCCGCTGGAGTACAAGCAGCGCAAGCACCCCGACCTGGACATCACCGAGCACGGCCTCACCCTGTGGGACCTGGAGCGCGAGTTCGCGGTCGGCGGCTTCGCCGGCAAGTCGATGATGAAGCTCCGCGACATCCTCGGCGTGCTCCGCGACTCGTACTGCCGCACCACCGGCATCGAGTTCATGCACATCCAGGACCCGAAGCAGCGCAAGTGGATCCAGGACCGCGTGGAGCGCCCGCACGCCCGCGTGGAGCGCGAGGAGCAGCTGCGCATCCTGCGCCGGCTGAACGCGGCGGAGGCCTTCGAGACCTTCCTGCAGACCAAGTACGTCGGCCAGAAGCGCTTCTCGCTGGAGGGCGGCGAGTCCGTCATCCCGCTGCTCGACGCGGTCATCGACTCCGCGGCGGAGTCCCGCCTGGACGAGGTCGTCATCGGCATGGCCCACCGCGGCCGCCTGAACGTCCTCGCGAACATCGTCGGCAAGTCGTACGCGCAGATCTTCCGCGAGTTCGAGGGCAACCTCGACCCGAAGTCCATGCACGGCTCCGGCGACGTGAAGTACCACCTGGGCGCCGAGGGCACCTTCACGGGCCTCGACGGCGAGCAGATCAAGGTGTCGCTGGTCGCCAACCCCTCCCACCTGGAGGCGGTCGACCCGGTCCTGGAGGGCGTCGCCCGCGCCAAGCAGGACGTCATCAACAAGGGCGGCACGGACTTCACCGTCCTGCCGGTCGCCCTGCACGGTGACGCGGCCTTCGCCGGCCAGGGCGTCGTGGCCGAGACGCTCAACATGTCGCAGCTGCGCGGCTACCGCACCGGCGGCACGGTCCACATCGTCATCAACAACCAGGTCGGCTTCACCGCGGCCCCCGAGTCCTCGCGTTCCTCCATGTACGCGACGGACGTGGCCCGCATGATCGAGGCGCCGATCTTCCACGTGAACGGCGACGACCCGGAGGCGTGCGTCCGGGTGGCGCGGCTCGCCTTCGAGTTCCGCCAGACGTTCAACAAGGACGTCGTCATCGACCTCATCTGCTACCGCCGCCGCGGTCACAACGAGGGCGACAACCCGCAGTTCACCAACCCGCAGATGTACACCCTGATCGACAAGAAGCGTTCGGTGCGCAAGCTGTACACCGAGTCGCTGATCGGTCGCGGCGACATCACCCTGGAGGAGGCGGAGCAGGCGCTCCAGGACTTCCAGGGCCAGCTGGAGAAGGTGTTCGCGGAGGTCCGCGAGGCCACCTCGGCCCCGGCGCCGGCGCACGTCCCGGACGCCCAGCCCGAGTTCCCGGTCGCCGTCACCACCGCGGTCTCCGCGGAGGTCGTCAAGCGGATCGCCGAGTCGCAGGTCAACATCCCGGAGCGGATCACGGTCCACCCGCGTCTGCTGCCGCAGCTGCAGCGCCGCGCGGCCTCGATCGACGACGGCACCATCGACTGGGGCTTCGGCGAGACCCTCGCCATCGGCTCGCTGCTGATGGAGGGCACCCCGGTCCGCCTGTCGGGCCAGGACTCCCGCCGCGGCACCTTCGGCCAGCGCCACGCGGTGCTGGTGGACCAGGAGACCGGCGAGGACTACACCCCGCTGCTCTACCTGACCGACGAGCAGGCCCACTTCAACGTCTACGACTCGCTGCTCAGCGAGTACGCGGCGATGGGCTTCGAGTACGGCTACTCGCTGGCCCGCCCGGACTCCCTGGTGATCTGGGAGGCCCAGTTCGGTGACTTCGTCAACGGCGCGCAGACCGTCGTCGACGAGTTCATCTCCTCGGCCGAGCAGAAGTGGGGCCAGACCTCGGGCGTCACGCTGCTGCTGCCGCACGGCTACGAGGGCCAGGGCCCGGACCACTCGTCCGCCCGCCCGGAGCGCTTCCTCCAGATGTGCGCGCAGGACAACATGACGGTCGCCATGCCGACGCTGCCGTCGAACTACTTCCACCTTCTGCGCTGGCAGGTGCACAACCCGCACCACAAGCCGCTCATCGTCTTCACCCCGAAGTCGATGCTGCGTCTGAAGGCCGCGGCGTCGAAGATCGAGGAGTTCACCACCGGCGGCTTCCGCCCGGTGATCGGCGACTCGTCGGTCAACCCGGCCGACGTCCGCAAGGTCGTCTTCTGCGCGGGCAAGGTCTACTACGACCTGGAGGCCGAGCGGGTCAAGCGCGGCGTCACGGACACGGCGATCATCCGCGTGGAGCGCCTGTACCCGCTGCCGGGTGCGGAGCTCCAGGCCGAGATCTCCAAGTACCCGAACGCCGAGAAGTACCTGTGGGCGCAGGAGGAGCCGGCGAACCAGGGTGCCTGGCCGTTCATCGCGCTCAACCTGATCGACCACCTGGACCTGGCGGTCGGCGCGGACATCCCGGCGGGCGAGCGCCTGCGCCGGATCTCCCGCCCGCACTCCTCGTCCCCGGCGGTCGGTTCGGCCAAGCGTCACCAGGCCGAGCAGGCTCAGCTGGTCGCGGAGGTCTTCGACGCCTGA